One region of Mucilaginibacter gotjawali genomic DNA includes:
- a CDS encoding glycoside hydrolase family 3 C-terminal domain-containing protein has translation MKYIITCAMLFLFVSVFAQTKNETDLQIKINSIVKKMTLEEKIAMLHGNALFSSAGVPRLGIPELTCDDGPLGVREEIKRFDWASANWTTDSATFLPNGSAIAATWNPVMANKYGVVIGEEANARNKNIMLAPAFNICRMPLCGRTYEYYSEDPYLNSQLAIQSVKGIQSQHVAACVKHFAANNQEFHRDSVNTIVDERALREIYLPAFKAAVQQGDAYAVMSAYNKVNGYWCSENDFLLNKVLKKEWGFKGLVMSDWSGVHHTVAAANNELDIEMGSSGPYDQWYFAKPLLAAVKAGQVSVKTIDDKVRRILWLIYHTSMSANHPEGAIATPAHTKSAYDIASESIVLLKNDANLLPLNAGKIKSIAVIGDNATRTFALGGYGAGVKARHEVTALEGIKSRFGKTASISFAQGYKAEYSANNTDAQNSGYDQPDKNLIGQAVALAKTTDIAILCIGSNREYESEGHDRKNLELPFGEQALVDAVTAANPNTIIVIMAGAPYNLNEIKKSNHTIVWSWFNGSEAGNALADVLKGIVNPSGRLPFTFPVSLNDSPAFALNTYPGKNLTADYKEGILVGYRWYDTKNINPLYCFGYGLSYTNFTYTDLTTNKTNYQPGDKITVSLKVKNTGSVAGKEVIQLYVSKLNPSVLRPAKELKAFKKMMIAPATTAAVSININAGDLAYFDSKLSTWVVEPGQYKIMAASSSKDIRQIVTIIVR, from the coding sequence ATGAAATATATAATCACATGCGCAATGCTTTTTCTGTTTGTCAGCGTTTTTGCACAAACTAAAAATGAAACAGATCTTCAGATAAAAATCAATAGTATAGTTAAAAAAATGACCCTTGAAGAAAAAATCGCAATGCTTCATGGCAATGCTTTGTTTTCTTCAGCAGGTGTACCGCGTTTAGGTATTCCCGAATTAACTTGCGACGATGGCCCGCTGGGTGTGCGCGAGGAGATCAAACGTTTCGACTGGGCGTCAGCCAACTGGACCACCGATTCCGCCACATTTTTACCAAATGGTTCGGCAATTGCAGCAACATGGAACCCAGTAATGGCAAATAAATACGGTGTAGTCATAGGGGAGGAGGCCAATGCCCGAAACAAGAATATCATGCTTGCACCGGCATTCAATATTTGCAGAATGCCGCTTTGTGGCCGTACTTACGAGTATTATTCCGAAGATCCCTATTTGAACAGTCAGCTGGCTATTCAGTCAGTAAAAGGGATTCAAAGTCAGCATGTGGCTGCCTGCGTGAAACATTTTGCTGCTAATAACCAGGAATTTCATCGCGACAGCGTAAACACAATAGTTGATGAAAGAGCGCTGCGCGAAATTTATTTGCCGGCGTTTAAAGCCGCTGTGCAGCAAGGGGATGCTTACGCCGTTATGTCGGCTTATAATAAAGTGAATGGCTACTGGTGTTCTGAGAATGATTTTTTATTGAACAAAGTACTAAAAAAGGAGTGGGGGTTTAAAGGCCTCGTGATGTCAGATTGGAGCGGCGTGCACCATACCGTTGCTGCCGCAAACAATGAGCTTGATATTGAAATGGGATCAAGCGGGCCGTATGATCAATGGTATTTTGCTAAACCATTGCTTGCGGCAGTAAAAGCGGGCCAGGTTTCGGTAAAAACAATCGATGATAAAGTGAGAAGAATTTTATGGCTGATCTATCATACATCCATGAGTGCAAATCACCCTGAAGGGGCCATTGCTACACCTGCCCACACCAAAAGCGCATACGATATTGCGTCGGAATCTATCGTTTTATTGAAAAATGATGCTAATTTACTGCCGTTGAACGCAGGTAAAATTAAAAGCATTGCGGTAATAGGCGATAATGCTACCCGTACATTTGCTTTGGGTGGGTATGGCGCCGGCGTAAAAGCAAGGCATGAGGTAACAGCATTAGAAGGTATAAAATCAAGATTTGGCAAAACAGCCAGCATCAGTTTTGCCCAGGGTTACAAGGCTGAATATTCGGCAAACAATACTGACGCCCAGAATAGCGGCTATGATCAACCCGACAAAAACCTTATCGGCCAGGCCGTAGCGCTTGCAAAAACAACCGATATTGCCATTTTGTGCATCGGCTCAAATCGCGAGTATGAAAGCGAAGGTCATGACCGCAAAAACCTGGAGCTGCCTTTCGGAGAGCAGGCATTGGTTGACGCAGTCACTGCAGCCAACCCCAATACAATTATTGTTATCATGGCTGGCGCTCCGTACAACCTGAATGAAATTAAAAAATCAAACCATACCATTGTTTGGTCGTGGTTTAACGGCTCGGAGGCCGGGAATGCATTGGCCGATGTTTTAAAAGGCATAGTGAATCCATCCGGCAGGTTGCCGTTTACTTTCCCTGTCTCATTAAACGACTCACCGGCTTTTGCCTTAAATACTTATCCGGGTAAAAACCTCACGGCTGATTATAAAGAAGGCATACTGGTTGGCTATCGCTGGTATGATACTAAGAATATTAATCCTTTATACTGTTTTGGTTACGGCTTGTCTTACACCAATTTTACCTATACCGATTTAACTACCAACAAGACAAACTACCAACCTGGTGACAAAATAACGGTATCGCTAAAAGTTAAGAACACGGGCAGCGTTGCCGGTAAAGAGGTTATTCAGCTTTACGTCAGTAAATTAAATCCTTCGGTTTTAAGGCCTGCGAAAGAACTAAAGGCATTTAAAAAGATGATGATAGCGCCGGCAACCACCGCTGCTGTTTCCATAAATATAAATGCGGGCGATCTCGCCTATTTTGACAGCAAGTTAAGTACGTGGGTTGTTGAACCTGGTCAATATAAAATAATGGCAGCTTCTTCATCGAAAGATATCAGGCAAATAGTTACTATTATTGTCAGGTAA
- a CDS encoding beta-galactosidase produces MIKIINKYFLMFSMLLLTGLSVKAQTLYVGSNYHPHDNKDIEKIKNDIELMKAAGFTSVRMGHLAWDSYEPSEGKFDFDWFDKVMDLLNQAGIKVILDIAIRPAPIWLHHKYPSMDVTSPGGNVQYPNHRYMVDVGDPMYQKYALRFADTLTKHYAKHPALLAFGIDNESGDGPISYSETVRKRFVIWLTKKYSTLDNFNKAWATQRWSRRINDFDEVGLPATGEKNGAPEKILDFRRFISDEVNQLLFKVLNVVNSNAPNALTNTNAWYYSDMKYFDYSEIAYSGKLTREGAGFYPGGSLITNWGVMNALFGIARIQFESPTPFWCSEFTTMTAVPNSIRKSAYATLMYGNQMVCGWTWQSMWSGEEQYLEGMLDWDGVPNRKYDEYKKIATEFKKIEKFLPYKPSPEVGLAFSFPSQIASRVFPETQDQQLQACWNLFYSRNMDAPVVEISKSSLNYKLLFVPGVTVMDQTTANKIRNFVKNGGTVIMTSNSAVVDETGKVFASTHPGRLNDVFGIRVAGYEETEPMNEISRASLTGKRIQLNYQGKTIGTESTRFDVIESKGAEIVGNITSLDKDYPIITSNKYGKGRAIYVGLPASGEVLGPLLDKLIDELGIKKGPQVPDGVMARQIDKNHILYLNIGRTPAEIRVKGTFKGILTGKTFVDSFTLPSEEPELIEIK; encoded by the coding sequence ATGATAAAAATAATTAATAAATATTTTTTGATGTTTTCCATGCTTTTGCTGACCGGCTTGTCAGTTAAGGCTCAAACATTATATGTCGGTTCCAATTATCATCCGCATGATAATAAGGATATTGAAAAAATTAAGAATGACATAGAGTTGATGAAAGCTGCCGGTTTTACGTCCGTTCGTATGGGCCATTTGGCCTGGGATAGTTATGAACCGTCTGAAGGCAAGTTCGATTTTGACTGGTTCGATAAGGTGATGGACCTGTTGAACCAAGCCGGGATCAAGGTGATCCTTGATATCGCTATCCGTCCGGCGCCCATCTGGCTGCACCATAAATACCCCTCAATGGATGTTACAAGTCCGGGTGGCAATGTGCAGTATCCCAACCATCGCTACATGGTTGACGTAGGCGATCCGATGTACCAGAAATATGCCCTGCGCTTTGCGGACACACTTACAAAACATTATGCCAAACACCCGGCACTATTGGCTTTTGGTATTGATAATGAGTCTGGTGATGGCCCTATTTCATATTCAGAAACAGTAAGAAAAAGGTTTGTTATTTGGTTGACGAAGAAATACTCGACCCTCGATAACTTCAACAAAGCCTGGGCTACACAACGCTGGTCAAGAAGAATTAACGATTTTGATGAAGTTGGACTGCCTGCAACCGGCGAAAAAAACGGCGCCCCCGAGAAAATATTAGATTTCAGGCGTTTTATCTCTGATGAGGTTAATCAGTTGCTTTTTAAAGTACTTAACGTGGTTAATTCAAACGCGCCAAATGCTTTAACCAATACCAACGCATGGTATTACAGCGATATGAAATATTTCGATTATTCAGAGATAGCTTATTCAGGCAAATTGACACGTGAAGGTGCAGGCTTTTATCCGGGAGGGTCTTTAATAACGAATTGGGGTGTGATGAATGCTTTGTTTGGAATTGCACGTATCCAGTTTGAAAGTCCAACCCCTTTCTGGTGCAGCGAGTTTACCACAATGACCGCGGTACCTAATTCGATCAGAAAATCGGCCTATGCCACGCTGATGTACGGCAATCAAATGGTTTGCGGGTGGACATGGCAAAGCATGTGGTCGGGCGAGGAACAATACCTGGAAGGTATGCTTGATTGGGACGGAGTTCCCAACCGTAAATATGACGAATACAAAAAGATAGCTACTGAGTTTAAAAAGATCGAAAAATTCCTTCCTTACAAGCCCAGCCCTGAAGTTGGCCTGGCATTTTCCTTTCCAAGTCAGATAGCGAGCCGTGTTTTCCCCGAGACGCAGGACCAGCAATTACAGGCCTGCTGGAATTTGTTTTATTCCCGCAATATGGACGCCCCCGTTGTTGAGATCAGCAAGAGCTCATTAAACTATAAATTACTTTTTGTGCCCGGTGTAACGGTAATGGACCAAACCACTGCCAATAAAATCCGGAACTTTGTAAAAAATGGCGGAACGGTAATTATGACCAGTAATTCTGCCGTGGTTGACGAAACCGGGAAAGTATTTGCATCCACCCACCCGGGCCGTTTAAACGACGTGTTCGGAATACGGGTTGCAGGTTATGAAGAAACAGAGCCGATGAACGAAATATCCCGCGCATCGCTTACAGGCAAAAGAATTCAATTAAATTATCAGGGGAAAACTATTGGAACTGAATCAACCCGGTTTGATGTTATCGAATCAAAAGGCGCCGAAATTGTCGGTAATATAACCAGCTTAGATAAAGATTATCCGATTATTACATCTAACAAATACGGCAAAGGCAGGGCTATTTACGTTGGGTTGCCTGCAAGCGGCGAGGTACTGGGCCCATTGCTTGATAAACTGATAGATGAACTTGGCATAAAAAAAGGGCCGCAGGTACCCGATGGTGTAATGGCCAGGCAAATTGACAAAAATCATATTCTGTATCTTAACATAGGCCGCACTCCGGCTGAAATTCGGGTAAAAGGCACCTTTAAAGGTATACTGACAGGTAAAACCTTTGTGGATAGTTTTACACTGCCGTCTGAAGAGCCTGAACTAATTGAAATTAAGTAA
- a CDS encoding glycoside hydrolase family 2 TIM barrel-domain containing protein yields MKQQRINNKVYRLKTIIIACLLLAGNMVCHAQTPGKIERKQLFDYSWKFFQGDTALAKSKDFDDMSWRSLDLPHDWSIEGKISPENSTGGEGGYFPAGIGWYRKSFKAPGEWKGKKISIYFEGVYMNSEVFINGKSLGTYPYGYSSFSYDLSPYLDFDSENVIAVRVDNSQQLNSRWYSGSGIYRHVWLMVTDAVHIADWGVAITTPDVSSKKATVQIKTLVKNQTGSAQSVLISTRLADGNYKNAGHSQKKVELAANSEQEIAQTITVTDPLLWTPEIPHLYNARIQLVQNNNIVDETKTNFGIRSIKFTAQNGFQLNGKVVKLNGGCMHHDNGCLGAAAFDRAEERKVELLKEAGFNAVRTSHNPPSEAFLNACDRLGLLVVDESFDCWRSGKKKYDYAQYFDRWWKRDLDAMVLRDRNHPSIVMWSIGNEIVERGSPEAVETARMLANAVKEIDTTRPVTSAIVEAGKDWPALDPLMAAHDVGGYNYHLWSAPSDHQRVPSRIIFQTESYPKDAFANWKLVQNNNYVIGDFVWTAVDYLGESGIGRWYYSGDVPGEHWEHDLFPWHGAYCGDIDITGWRKPISHYRSMLYDNTEKLFMAVREPEPAPLEIKNTWWSVWPTWESWTWPGYEGKDVQVEIYSKYPKVRLYLNNKLIGEKQTTDEQEHKALFTIAYLPGQLKAIGVENGREMESKILQTSGDAAKIQLSADRKEIVANGQDLSFVTIEITDKDGILQPNAVNLLHFKIEGPGTIAGVANADMKDTDSYTGNTRKAWHGHALVVIRSTHGAGDIKLDVSSQGMPGAALIIRSFLKK; encoded by the coding sequence ATGAAACAACAGCGTATTAATAACAAAGTATATCGCCTAAAAACAATAATTATAGCCTGCCTGCTTTTGGCTGGCAATATGGTATGCCATGCTCAAACTCCCGGGAAAATTGAGCGAAAACAACTATTCGATTATAGTTGGAAATTTTTTCAGGGAGATACAGCATTAGCAAAATCAAAGGATTTTGACGATATGAGTTGGCGGAGCCTTGATTTGCCACACGATTGGAGTATTGAAGGGAAAATAAGTCCTGAAAACTCAACCGGCGGCGAAGGGGGCTATTTTCCGGCAGGTATTGGTTGGTACCGAAAGTCTTTCAAAGCGCCGGGTGAATGGAAAGGCAAAAAAATTTCTATTTATTTTGAAGGCGTTTATATGAATTCTGAAGTCTTCATTAACGGAAAATCGCTTGGAACTTATCCCTATGGTTATTCATCATTTAGTTATGACCTTTCGCCTTACCTGGATTTTGATAGCGAAAATGTGATTGCGGTAAGAGTAGATAATTCCCAACAGCTGAACAGCAGGTGGTACAGTGGTTCCGGTATCTATCGCCATGTTTGGTTGATGGTTACTGACGCCGTACATATTGCTGACTGGGGTGTTGCGATCACCACTCCCGATGTTTCTTCAAAAAAAGCAACCGTTCAAATTAAAACGTTGGTAAAGAACCAAACAGGCTCTGCTCAAAGTGTGCTTATCAGCACCCGTTTAGCAGATGGAAATTATAAAAATGCAGGTCATAGTCAAAAAAAGGTTGAACTGGCTGCCAATAGTGAGCAGGAAATCGCTCAAACCATAACGGTGACTGATCCGCTGCTCTGGACACCGGAAATTCCCCATTTATATAATGCCCGGATTCAGTTAGTGCAAAATAACAATATTGTTGACGAAACAAAAACCAATTTTGGCATACGTTCCATAAAATTTACAGCCCAAAATGGTTTCCAGCTGAATGGCAAGGTGGTGAAACTTAATGGCGGCTGCATGCACCATGATAATGGTTGCCTGGGCGCAGCTGCTTTTGACCGTGCTGAAGAACGTAAAGTCGAGTTGCTTAAAGAAGCCGGATTTAACGCTGTAAGAACTTCTCATAATCCCCCATCCGAAGCGTTTTTAAATGCTTGCGATAGATTGGGCCTTTTAGTGGTTGATGAATCATTTGACTGCTGGCGGTCGGGGAAAAAGAAATATGACTACGCGCAGTATTTTGATCGTTGGTGGAAACGTGATTTAGATGCGATGGTTTTGCGCGACCGTAACCATCCTTCAATTGTGATGTGGAGTATTGGCAATGAAATAGTGGAGCGGGGGAGCCCCGAAGCTGTTGAAACAGCCAGGATGCTTGCCAATGCTGTAAAAGAAATAGATACTACCCGCCCTGTTACATCTGCTATTGTGGAAGCTGGCAAGGATTGGCCGGCCCTTGATCCCCTGATGGCTGCCCATGACGTTGGTGGCTATAATTATCATTTGTGGAGTGCACCTTCGGACCATCAAAGGGTTCCTTCGCGGATAATTTTTCAAACAGAGTCATACCCGAAGGACGCCTTTGCCAATTGGAAGCTGGTGCAAAACAACAATTATGTTATCGGAGATTTTGTTTGGACAGCCGTAGATTATCTCGGAGAATCAGGGATAGGTCGTTGGTATTATTCAGGTGACGTACCCGGTGAGCACTGGGAGCATGATCTTTTCCCCTGGCATGGCGCTTATTGTGGTGACATAGATATAACAGGCTGGAGAAAGCCCATATCACATTATAGAAGCATGTTGTATGATAACACTGAAAAACTTTTCATGGCTGTTCGTGAGCCTGAACCGGCCCCTTTGGAAATTAAGAACACATGGTGGTCGGTGTGGCCGACCTGGGAAAGCTGGACCTGGCCAGGGTATGAAGGAAAGGACGTTCAGGTAGAGATTTATTCAAAATACCCCAAAGTGAGACTCTACCTTAACAATAAACTTATTGGCGAGAAGCAAACGACCGATGAACAGGAACATAAAGCGCTATTTACTATAGCCTATTTGCCTGGTCAACTTAAGGCAATAGGGGTGGAGAACGGTAGGGAAATGGAATCGAAGATTCTGCAAACTTCCGGCGATGCTGCGAAAATTCAATTAAGTGCTGATCGTAAAGAAATTGTAGCAAATGGACAGGACTTGTCTTTTGTCACTATTGAGATAACTGACAAAGACGGTATATTACAACCAAATGCAGTAAACCTTCTGCACTTTAAAATTGAAGGCCCCGGTACAATTGCAGGTGTAGCAAATGCGGATATGAAAGACACCGACTCTTATACCGGAAATACGCGCAAAGCATGGCACGGGCATGCATTGGTCGTAATCAGAAGTACTCATGGAGCGGGCGACATTAAACTTGATGTGAGTTCACAAGGCATGCCCGGGGCCGCTTTAATTATCAGGTCATTTCTAAAAAAATAA
- the galA gene encoding beta-galactosidase GalA: MFKRLVKYCVICFFLLLSAIKGMSQNAKQTGLSKRTKECFDFNWHFHKGDIAIKRAVKAAGYGGLTDINVKVETNKEAVIAYTDVDKASTFKPEDWREVDLPHDWCVEGTFVNDKSIGSAPAVSGYLPGGIGFYRKEFEIPESDKGKKISIEFDGIFRNSTVWVNGQLMGSHQSGYTPSNYDLTDILRYGNEGKNVILVKVDATEYEGWWYEGCGIYRHVWLNKTDKLHVDRFGTYVTTPVVSPDEAAVNIKTSIKNEYGAIKNITLISKIVDNKGVVLATKTSTQAIEPFGTTEVSQKGAIQKPLLWSPETPNLYKILTEVAENGNIIDNYETTFGVRTIEISRNGVFLNGKLYPVKGTCNHQDFAGIGVALPDKINEYKLKLLKEVGCNAYRCSHHPPTPELLDMCDRMGLLVLDENRMLSSSEEGIKDLTTMLSRDRNHPSIFMWSMENEEWIQGTVTGARILKTMVDITHKIDPTRPVTAAMNHGRNEGGYSDVLDVVGYNYGDKGLAYVKDHEKYPNRIEFCTEATSFISTRGEYQNDWGKGYVSNLGLWQPGWGPLPGEDWADIVKYPYLGGLFVWTGFDYRGEPTPYQWPCVTSHFGFMDICGFPKDGYYAYKAAWTNEPVVHIFPHWNWPGKVGDSIQVHCYTNCDEVELLLNGKRIGTQKAIPYTKLIWKLIYKPGKLEARGYKGGKLVTTDIVETTSDPAQVALKSDCSVLKADGCDVAVIRVVIKDKQGRVVPVADNLVTFSIDGPGRIIGTGNGNPSSHEPDKASQRMAFNGYCLVLVQSNKQAGEIRLKAASGTLKGDEVVLKVQ; this comes from the coding sequence ATGTTTAAAAGGTTAGTAAAATATTGTGTCATCTGCTTTTTTTTATTGCTGTCCGCGATAAAAGGAATGTCGCAAAATGCGAAGCAAACGGGTCTTTCCAAAAGAACCAAAGAGTGTTTTGATTTTAACTGGCATTTCCATAAAGGGGATATCGCCATAAAACGCGCAGTAAAAGCTGCCGGTTATGGTGGTTTAACGGATATCAACGTCAAAGTTGAAACAAATAAAGAAGCCGTTATTGCTTATACCGACGTGGATAAAGCATCCACTTTTAAACCCGAAGACTGGCGAGAAGTAGACCTGCCCCACGATTGGTGTGTGGAAGGGACTTTTGTTAATGATAAATCAATCGGGAGCGCGCCTGCTGTTAGCGGGTATTTGCCTGGTGGGATAGGCTTTTACAGAAAAGAATTCGAAATACCGGAATCCGATAAAGGGAAAAAAATATCGATAGAATTTGACGGGATTTTCAGGAATAGTACCGTTTGGGTGAATGGTCAGTTGATGGGTAGCCACCAAAGCGGCTACACCCCTTCAAACTACGATTTGACAGATATTTTGCGTTACGGTAACGAAGGTAAAAATGTTATTTTGGTAAAGGTTGACGCGACCGAATACGAAGGCTGGTGGTACGAAGGCTGCGGAATTTACCGGCATGTTTGGCTCAATAAAACTGACAAACTCCATGTTGACCGCTTTGGTACTTATGTTACAACGCCTGTAGTTTCGCCGGATGAAGCTGCTGTAAACATAAAAACCAGTATTAAAAACGAATACGGAGCAATTAAAAATATTACACTGATCTCTAAGATTGTCGATAATAAAGGAGTCGTTCTTGCCACTAAGACTTCAACCCAGGCAATTGAGCCATTTGGCACAACGGAGGTTTCACAAAAAGGCGCTATTCAAAAGCCCCTGCTTTGGTCGCCCGAAACCCCCAATCTTTATAAAATATTAACCGAAGTTGCTGAAAACGGGAATATCATTGACAATTACGAAACCACTTTTGGGGTAAGGACCATCGAAATATCCCGGAATGGGGTATTTCTGAATGGAAAACTTTATCCTGTAAAGGGCACCTGCAACCACCAGGATTTTGCTGGTATTGGCGTGGCCCTTCCTGATAAAATAAACGAATACAAATTAAAGCTGCTCAAAGAAGTAGGTTGTAATGCTTATCGTTGTTCCCATCATCCCCCTACACCGGAGCTGCTTGACATGTGTGACAGGATGGGTTTGCTGGTACTGGACGAAAATCGCATGTTGTCAAGTTCTGAAGAGGGGATAAAAGATTTAACAACCATGTTATCCCGGGATCGCAACCACCCGTCCATATTTATGTGGAGTATGGAAAATGAAGAATGGATCCAGGGCACGGTTACCGGGGCGAGGATACTTAAAACAATGGTTGACATTACCCATAAAATTGATCCTACCCGGCCGGTGACGGCCGCCATGAATCATGGACGGAACGAAGGTGGCTACAGCGATGTGCTGGACGTTGTGGGCTATAACTATGGTGACAAAGGATTGGCTTATGTAAAAGACCATGAAAAATATCCTAACCGGATCGAATTTTGTACAGAAGCCACCAGTTTTATTTCAACCCGCGGGGAGTATCAGAACGATTGGGGAAAGGGTTATGTTTCGAACCTCGGGCTATGGCAACCCGGCTGGGGACCGCTGCCAGGCGAAGATTGGGCGGATATTGTTAAATATCCCTATCTCGGAGGCTTGTTTGTCTGGACTGGCTTTGACTATCGAGGGGAGCCTACACCATACCAATGGCCCTGTGTTACGTCCCATTTCGGGTTTATGGATATTTGCGGTTTCCCCAAAGACGGGTACTATGCCTACAAAGCGGCCTGGACAAATGAACCGGTAGTCCACATTTTTCCGCATTGGAACTGGCCAGGGAAAGTTGGGGACAGCATACAGGTACATTGTTACACTAATTGCGATGAGGTGGAGTTACTCCTTAACGGCAAAAGAATAGGCACCCAAAAAGCCATTCCTTATACCAAACTGATCTGGAAGCTTATTTACAAGCCGGGTAAGCTAGAAGCCAGGGGCTATAAAGGAGGGAAGCTGGTAACAACTGACATTGTTGAAACAACAAGCGATCCGGCACAGGTGGCATTGAAAAGCGACTGCAGCGTACTTAAGGCCGATGGTTGCGATGTGGCGGTCATCCGGGTCGTCATAAAAGACAAACAAGGCAGGGTAGTACCCGTGGCTGACAATCTGGTCACATTTTCAATTGACGGACCAGGGAGAATTATTGGCACGGGCAACGGCAACCCCAGCAGCCACGAACCAGATAAAGCCAGCCAGCGGATGGCATTCAACGGATATTGTTTGGTGCTGGTTCAATCAAATAAACAGGCCGGGGAAATCCGGTTAAAAGCCGCTTCCGGAACACTCAAAGGAGACGAGGTTGTCTTAAAAGTTCAATAA
- a CDS encoding GH39 family glycosyl hydrolase — MKRKYLLLVLASLLFGNVFAQSNSREKAAKAERIISVDLKKEKGPLNTSFKACVGAGRANEGLRADWQQQLAIARKECGFKYIRMHGLLTDDMAVYSEDNKGNPLYNYQYVDALYDYIISIGMKPFVELGFMPGALASGSKTIFWWRGNVTPPKDYDKWEGLIRNLTQHFTARYGTDEVKTWYFEVWNEPNLKDGFWTGSQADYFKLYQYSARAIKSVNPAYKVGGPATAGAAWVPEMIAFCKNNSVPIDFVSTHSYGVKQGFLDEHGWAGTVLDKNEWSVSGDVLNSRKQIQSSAIPGLELHYTEWSSSYTPADPLHDSYHEAAYILKKLKQVGTEANSMSYWTFTDIFEESGPRFTPFHGGFGLMNIEGIKKPAFFAYSFLNKLGETELANRDSSSWACKNHKGNVQVLLWDYTYTLPDSVNNQAYYIKDLPAKTKGKVKVNLSHMPAGKYTMEIYKVGYRVNDAYTGYVDMGRPGQLNLQQVKKLKEQNGAPVEIRQIEIKPGAVLSSDFDIRENDVILINLVKH, encoded by the coding sequence ATGAAAAGGAAATATTTATTACTTGTTTTGGCGAGCTTACTTTTTGGTAATGTTTTTGCCCAAAGTAACAGCCGTGAGAAGGCAGCAAAAGCTGAAAGAATAATCAGCGTTGACTTAAAAAAAGAAAAAGGGCCTTTGAATACTTCATTTAAAGCGTGTGTAGGTGCTGGCCGTGCAAATGAAGGGTTACGAGCCGACTGGCAGCAGCAGTTGGCTATTGCCAGGAAAGAATGTGGTTTTAAATATATCCGGATGCACGGATTGCTTACCGATGATATGGCTGTTTACAGCGAAGACAATAAAGGCAACCCGCTATATAATTACCAGTATGTTGATGCTTTGTATGACTACATTATCAGCATCGGCATGAAGCCATTCGTAGAATTGGGATTTATGCCGGGCGCACTTGCCAGCGGCAGTAAAACCATTTTCTGGTGGCGGGGCAATGTAACGCCGCCCAAAGATTATGACAAATGGGAGGGGCTAATCCGTAACCTGACACAACATTTTACAGCGCGATACGGAACCGATGAAGTGAAGACCTGGTATTTTGAAGTTTGGAACGAGCCGAATTTGAAAGATGGTTTCTGGACGGGTTCCCAGGCCGACTATTTCAAACTGTACCAGTATAGTGCCAGGGCTATTAAAAGCGTAAATCCGGCATATAAAGTGGGTGGCCCGGCAACTGCAGGAGCGGCGTGGGTGCCTGAAATGATAGCTTTTTGTAAAAATAATTCGGTGCCTATCGATTTTGTCAGCACACACTCTTACGGCGTAAAGCAAGGATTTTTGGATGAGCACGGCTGGGCGGGGACAGTCCTCGACAAAAACGAATGGAGCGTTAGTGGCGACGTTTTGAATTCGCGCAAGCAAATCCAAAGTTCAGCTATCCCCGGACTGGAATTGCATTATACAGAATGGAGCTCGTCTTATACACCTGCTGACCCTCTTCATGACAGTTATCACGAAGCGGCATATATCCTTAAAAAATTAAAACAAGTGGGAACCGAGGCCAACTCAATGTCATACTGGACGTTTACCGATATTTTTGAAGAGTCCGGCCCTCGCTTTACTCCTTTTCACGGCGGGTTTGGTTTAATGAACATTGAAGGGATCAAAAAGCCTGCATTTTTTGCCTATTCTTTTTTAAACAAACTGGGTGAAACTGAATTGGCCAATCGCGACAGCTCTTCATGGGCCTGCAAAAATCACAAGGGAAATGTTCAGGTATTGTTATGGGATTATACCTATACGCTGCCCGATTCAGTAAACAACCAGGCATATTATATTAAGGATCTGCCCGCCAAAACAAAAGGTAAAGTAAAAGTAAATTTATCGCATATGCCGGCTGGAAAGTACACGATGGAAATTTATAAAGTAGGTTACAGAGTGAACGATGCCTACACCGGCTATGTGGATATGGGCAGACCGGGACAGCTAAACTTGCAGCAGGTTAAAAAGTTAAAGGAACAGAATGGTGCTCCCGTGGAAATACGGCAAATTGAAATAAAACCAGGCGCCGTTCTTTCCAGCGATTTTGATATAAGGGAAAATGATGTTATCCTGATCAACCTGGTTAAACATTAA